In Plectropomus leopardus isolate mb chromosome 17, YSFRI_Pleo_2.0, whole genome shotgun sequence, the DNA window ATCAAGCTCTGTTTTCTGTATAGTGTGCAAATTTGATGTGACGTAATAGATAAATGTTCAGATCTCAAGTGGGGTGGGTGAAAACAAAACCTTTGTCACAGTACAGGAATTTATAACAGATTTTGTCACAGTGTCATCTTCTCGGTAGGTTTCCTCTGTGCCTGATAGCTCAGGATTCCTCTGAATTGTGGGGGTAAAACTGTCAGAAAGTTCAGTCCTCTGCAAGGTCACTGCTGAGATGAAAGCGCAGCTGCGGTGTGTAAACAAGCTGTGGTCCTCAGGCTGGGTGAGGAGGGAGATCGCAGGTCAAAACATGATATAGGAAGAGCTGTGATTCAGGATTTTCAGGAGCTGCCGTCCCCATTCTTGGTCTTTAGAACCACAAGGCTGACCATTACAGGGATCAGGCAGATGGGAGTTATCACCAGGGCAAATATGATGACTGGCGGTGGGTCGCTTAGCTCCTCTGTGGGACAAAACTGGAAATACTTGGAGTGAATGTTCACAAAGGTCTGCTCCACCAGAGGGTTGGGCCATGGGATCACCAGACAGTCTGATATCTCCTCTGTGCAAAGGCTTAGGTTACTGTACAAACTGCAGCATGGAGACAGGGAGGGAGCAGAAGAGGATTCGGCAaatatttaacaacatttttagtGTTACAGAGAATGAACTGTTAATATAAATGCACGTTACTTACCTGCTCACATTACTCCAAATGCACCAGTCATTGCTGTGTAGTGATGCCATTGCAATCTCAAAATTTTTCAAACATAGGTGTTCTAGCAAAGTGGAAAGGCACTGCATTGATGGTTTCCCAAAAAAACGTTTGCAAATGCTGCAATACTCCATGCAATTGTGAGTATTATTCCCACACGCTGCAAGAATTACagtttgagaaagagagatatAAAGACAAATTAGAAAAATGGGAATGAagatgtgttttcaaaagaatgatATGATGCTGTATGTCTGTGCATTAGGGTTTAAAGTAATAACCTACCAAAGGACAAGGCTGATTCTCCATGAGAGGCATCtagaacagataaaaataagatttttagattttgaaaactttacagcaaaCAAGAGACTAAGCAGCTCACATAAAGCCTCTTTAAATCTGCTTTGTAATATCTTTCTGATTCAGTTCATCAATAAGTTCATCATAGACATACATCCTAGCAAAATTCAATGCAGAGAGTGTTTTTGTCTATCTTAGCTCATGAGT includes these proteins:
- the ramp2 gene encoding receptor activity-modifying protein 2 isoform X2 produces the protein MTATSSSLMFSGYFLTLLIWGCTTVVCLVDEKLAAQPAPTIGYHSIEMTTANASHGESALSFACGNNTHNCMEYCSICKRFFGKPSMQCLSTLLEHLCLKNFEIAMASLHSNDWCIWSNVSSLYSNLSLCTEEISDCLVIPWPNPLVEQTFVNIHSKYFQFCPTEELSDPPPVIIFALVITPICLIPVMVSLVVLKTKNGDGSS
- the ramp2 gene encoding receptor activity-modifying protein 2 isoform X1, giving the protein MTATSSSLMFSGYFLTLLIWAGCTTVVCLVDEKLAAQPAPTIGYHSIEMTTANASHGESALSFACGNNTHNCMEYCSICKRFFGKPSMQCLSTLLEHLCLKNFEIAMASLHSNDWCIWSNVSSLYSNLSLCTEEISDCLVIPWPNPLVEQTFVNIHSKYFQFCPTEELSDPPPVIIFALVITPICLIPVMVSLVVLKTKNGDGSS
- the ramp2 gene encoding receptor activity-modifying protein 2 isoform X3, producing the protein MKGALGFIGVFLSFLCDASHGESALSFACGNNTHNCMEYCSICKRFFGKPSMQCLSTLLEHLCLKNFEIAMASLHSNDWCIWSNVSSLYSNLSLCTEEISDCLVIPWPNPLVEQTFVNIHSKYFQFCPTEELSDPPPVIIFALVITPICLIPVMVSLVVLKTKNGDGSS